One Pyrococcus furiosus DSM 3638 genomic region harbors:
- the acnA gene encoding aconitate hydratase AcnA translates to MYLEEKDGIKFYSLNKLEKEGFDVHSLPYSLRILAENILRHLNNGVVSYEHIENIFERKGDIPFYPARIIMQDYTGVPAIVDLAAMRDYIKEKGKDPSRVNPKIPVELVVDHSLIVLYHGTKYSLYENMKEELKANRERYSLLKWASKAFENLKIIPPGKGIIHQINVEHLARIVFLEEGIAYPDTVLGTDSHTPMVNGIGVLGWGVGGIEAEAALLGLPYFMKVPEVVGVVLEGEPSPEITPTDIVLTITEKLRKVGVVGKFLEYTGNVEALSAFDRTVIANMTPENGATVGYFPIDEETIKFIRLTRGESKAKLVEKYAKLNMLYREETPEFDKTVKIDLSKVEPSVAGPFHPEDRIRLKDLKNSFKVEKKTKIRINGGEVEIEDGIIGLAAIASCTNTSNPYNILAAALVAKKAVELGLRTKPWVKTTFTPGSRVVVKYLEKLGLLSYLEALGFHVNGYACASCIGNSGPLKREVEEVIDKGIKVAAVISGNRNFRRRVNSKIDYTYLASPPLVVVFAIAGKITIDPSEPLAYDPNGKPVYLTDILPTKEEVKKLEEVIGEELYKEAYSSLFEDSIWKDIETEESPLFKWDEKSTYVRKPPFFDLTPITDDIKGARALIVLGDRISTDDISPAGKIDPESPAGRYLLSLGVKPEELHTYGARRGNHEVMMRGTFARFKMIYWPTGEEMSVYEAAMRYKERGIPLIIIAGKQYGVGSSRDWAAKGPALLGVKAVIAESFERIHRSNLVGMGIVPLQFKDPEVRKRLTGEEVYDIIGLKDLYPGKTIKVIARKPNGEVIEFETIARVETPIEVEYIRHGGILKYALELLG, encoded by the coding sequence ATGTATTTAGAAGAGAAGGATGGAATAAAATTTTACAGCTTAAATAAGTTGGAAAAGGAAGGGTTTGATGTTCATTCCCTTCCCTATTCTCTCAGAATTCTTGCTGAAAATATTCTCAGACATCTCAACAATGGAGTGGTAAGTTATGAACATATAGAAAACATCTTTGAGAGAAAGGGGGATATTCCCTTCTACCCCGCCCGCATAATAATGCAGGACTATACAGGAGTGCCAGCAATAGTTGATCTGGCCGCAATGAGAGATTACATCAAAGAAAAGGGGAAAGATCCAAGTAGAGTAAACCCAAAAATTCCTGTAGAACTTGTTGTGGATCACTCCCTAATAGTCCTCTATCACGGAACCAAGTACTCCCTCTATGAAAACATGAAGGAGGAACTAAAAGCAAATAGGGAGAGATATTCCCTTCTAAAGTGGGCATCTAAAGCTTTTGAAAATCTAAAGATCATCCCTCCTGGAAAGGGAATTATCCACCAGATAAATGTTGAACACCTCGCTAGAATAGTGTTTTTAGAAGAGGGAATTGCATATCCAGACACAGTCCTAGGAACGGACAGTCACACACCAATGGTTAATGGAATTGGAGTTCTGGGATGGGGTGTTGGAGGGATAGAGGCCGAGGCCGCTCTCTTAGGGTTACCGTATTTTATGAAAGTCCCAGAGGTCGTTGGAGTCGTTCTTGAAGGAGAACCAAGTCCTGAGATAACACCTACGGATATCGTTCTCACGATAACTGAAAAGCTTAGAAAAGTGGGAGTGGTTGGGAAATTCCTTGAGTATACTGGAAATGTCGAGGCATTATCAGCATTCGACAGAACTGTTATAGCTAATATGACACCAGAAAATGGAGCCACAGTGGGATACTTCCCAATTGACGAAGAAACAATAAAATTCATAAGATTGACTAGAGGGGAGAGCAAAGCAAAGCTTGTTGAGAAGTATGCAAAACTCAACATGCTCTATAGAGAAGAAACTCCCGAATTTGACAAAACTGTTAAGATTGACCTCTCAAAGGTCGAGCCTTCTGTGGCAGGCCCATTTCATCCAGAAGACAGGATAAGACTCAAAGATCTTAAAAACTCATTTAAAGTTGAGAAAAAAACAAAAATTAGAATAAATGGTGGAGAAGTAGAGATTGAAGACGGAATAATTGGGTTGGCTGCAATTGCAAGTTGTACAAACACCTCAAACCCCTATAACATCTTAGCTGCGGCATTAGTTGCCAAAAAAGCCGTTGAACTCGGGCTGAGAACCAAACCATGGGTTAAGACCACATTTACCCCAGGAAGTAGAGTAGTTGTTAAGTACTTGGAAAAGCTTGGGTTGCTAAGCTACCTCGAAGCCCTCGGATTTCATGTCAATGGATATGCATGTGCAAGCTGTATAGGGAACAGTGGTCCACTAAAAAGGGAAGTAGAGGAAGTTATAGATAAAGGAATAAAAGTAGCTGCGGTAATCAGTGGGAACAGAAACTTTAGGAGGAGAGTAAACTCAAAAATCGACTACACCTATCTCGCTAGCCCACCTTTGGTCGTTGTATTTGCCATAGCGGGTAAAATAACAATTGATCCAAGCGAGCCCTTAGCCTATGACCCCAATGGCAAGCCTGTATATCTTACGGACATTCTCCCAACCAAAGAAGAAGTCAAAAAGCTTGAAGAAGTTATAGGAGAAGAACTCTACAAAGAGGCCTATTCAAGCTTATTCGAGGACTCTATATGGAAAGACATAGAGACCGAAGAGAGCCCACTGTTTAAGTGGGATGAAAAATCCACATATGTTAGAAAACCACCCTTCTTTGATTTAACCCCCATAACTGATGATATTAAAGGAGCAAGAGCCTTAATAGTCCTGGGAGATAGAATTAGCACAGATGACATAAGTCCTGCAGGAAAAATAGACCCAGAGAGTCCTGCTGGCAGGTATCTCCTCTCCCTAGGGGTGAAACCAGAAGAGCTTCACACATATGGAGCCAGAAGAGGAAACCATGAAGTCATGATGAGGGGCACATTTGCCAGATTTAAGATGATCTATTGGCCCACAGGAGAAGAAATGAGTGTATATGAAGCTGCCATGAGATATAAAGAGAGAGGCATCCCCCTCATAATAATAGCTGGAAAGCAGTATGGGGTGGGAAGCAGTCGAGATTGGGCCGCCAAAGGACCAGCTCTTTTAGGCGTTAAGGCCGTAATTGCAGAGAGTTTCGAAAGAATACACAGAAGCAATTTAGTTGGAATGGGAATTGTGCCACTTCAATTCAAAGATCCAGAGGTTAGGAAGAGGCTAACTGGGGAGGAGGTATACGATATAATTGGGCTGAAAGACTTGTACCCAGGAAAAACAATCAAGGTTATAGCGAGGAAGCCGAATGGAGAAGTTATAGAGTTTGAGACAATTGCTAGAGTGGAGACACCAATAGAGGTGGAATACATAAGGCATGGAGGAATACTTAAGTATGCGTTAGAACTGTTGGGCTAA
- a CDS encoding NADP-dependent isocitrate dehydrogenase, protein MSIRLPQEGKVIEVVNGSLKIPNEPIVAYIEGDGIGREVIPAAIKVVDKAVETAYKGKRRIVWWKLLAGKEALQKVGKLLPEETVKGIAEVKVALKGPMETPIGTGHRSINVALRKMFDLYANIRPIKYYGVPTVYPYADKVDLIIFRENTEDVYAGIEWEAYSREAQKLREFLKNEFGIEIREDSGITLKPISKFATQRIVRKAIKWAIEKGRKRVTIMHKGNVMKFTEGAFRNWAFEVAEKEFSEYVSIGKPEEGKILVDDKIADNMLQQIILRPWEYDIIVTPNLNGDYLSDAAAALVGGVGMAAGINVGDYIAIAEPVHGTAPDIAGKGIANPSAAILSAALLLEYLGWVEAAELIRASLRKTIEKGKVTPDLARGEKALSTEEFIQEVIKEIEGE, encoded by the coding sequence ATGAGCATTAGACTTCCACAAGAAGGAAAAGTTATTGAAGTTGTCAACGGCTCTCTAAAGATCCCTAATGAGCCCATAGTTGCCTATATAGAAGGTGATGGAATTGGGAGAGAAGTTATCCCAGCAGCGATTAAAGTAGTTGACAAGGCCGTCGAAACTGCATACAAAGGAAAGAGAAGAATTGTTTGGTGGAAGTTACTTGCTGGAAAAGAAGCCCTCCAGAAAGTTGGAAAACTTCTTCCTGAAGAAACGGTAAAAGGGATCGCGGAGGTAAAGGTCGCACTCAAAGGACCCATGGAGACACCAATAGGGACGGGACATAGGAGTATAAACGTGGCATTAAGGAAGATGTTCGATCTTTATGCAAACATAAGACCAATCAAATACTATGGAGTCCCAACTGTCTATCCATATGCCGACAAAGTGGACTTAATAATATTTAGGGAGAACACGGAAGATGTTTATGCTGGAATAGAATGGGAGGCTTATAGTAGAGAGGCTCAAAAACTCAGGGAGTTCCTAAAAAATGAATTTGGAATAGAGATAAGAGAGGACTCTGGAATTACACTAAAACCAATTTCCAAGTTTGCAACTCAAAGAATAGTGAGAAAAGCAATAAAATGGGCCATAGAAAAGGGAAGAAAGAGAGTTACAATAATGCATAAAGGAAATGTAATGAAGTTTACAGAAGGAGCATTCAGAAACTGGGCATTTGAAGTTGCTGAAAAGGAGTTTTCCGAATACGTAAGCATAGGCAAACCAGAAGAAGGCAAAATTCTAGTTGATGACAAGATAGCAGATAATATGCTCCAACAGATAATTCTCAGACCCTGGGAGTATGACATTATAGTGACTCCAAACTTAAACGGAGATTACCTCAGTGATGCTGCTGCGGCCTTAGTTGGAGGAGTTGGAATGGCAGCTGGGATAAATGTTGGAGATTACATAGCAATAGCAGAACCAGTCCACGGCACGGCCCCAGACATCGCTGGAAAAGGAATAGCAAACCCCTCAGCGGCCATTTTAAGTGCAGCACTTCTTCTCGAATATCTCGGCTGGGTAGAAGCGGCTGAGTTAATTAGAGCTTCTCTAAGGAAAACGATAGAGAAGGGTAAAGTAACTCCCGACCTAGCGAGAGGAGAAAAAGCTCTTTCAACGGAAGAATTCATTCAGGAAGTCATAAAAGAAATTGAGGGGGAATAA
- the gltA gene encoding citrate synthase — protein MNTEKYLAKGLEDVYIDQTNICYIDGKEGKLYYRGYSVEELAELSTFEEVVYLLWWGKLPSLSELENFKKELAKSRGLPKEVIEIMEALPKNTHPMGALRTIISYLGNIDDSGDIPVTPEEVYRIGISVTAKIPTIVANWYRIKNGLEYVPPKEKLSHAANFLYMLHGEEPPKEWEKAMDVALILYAEHEINASTLAVMTVGSTLSDYYSAILAGIGALKGPIHGGAVEEAIKQFMEIGSPEKVEEWFFKALQQKRKIMGAGHRVYKTYDPRARIFKKYASKLGDKKLFEIAERLERLVEEYLSKKGISINVDYWSGLVFYGMKIPIELYTTIFAMGRIAGWTAHLAEYVSHNRIIRPRLQYVGEIGKKYLPIELRR, from the coding sequence ATGAATACGGAAAAATACCTTGCTAAAGGTCTAGAAGATGTCTACATAGATCAAACAAATATATGCTATATCGATGGAAAAGAGGGAAAGCTATACTACAGAGGATACAGTGTAGAAGAGCTAGCAGAGTTAAGCACGTTTGAGGAAGTGGTGTATCTCCTCTGGTGGGGAAAATTACCATCCCTAAGTGAACTAGAGAATTTCAAAAAAGAGCTAGCAAAAAGTAGAGGCCTTCCAAAAGAAGTTATAGAAATAATGGAAGCACTACCTAAAAATACTCACCCAATGGGCGCTTTAAGAACCATAATCTCATATCTAGGAAACATTGACGATAGTGGAGACATTCCAGTAACCCCTGAAGAAGTTTACAGGATAGGAATTAGTGTAACTGCAAAGATACCAACAATAGTAGCTAATTGGTATAGAATTAAGAATGGTCTCGAATATGTTCCTCCAAAAGAAAAACTTAGTCATGCAGCAAATTTCCTATACATGCTCCACGGTGAAGAACCCCCCAAAGAATGGGAGAAAGCCATGGATGTGGCCCTAATTCTATATGCTGAACATGAAATTAACGCATCGACTTTAGCAGTAATGACCGTTGGCTCTACTCTTAGCGACTACTATTCAGCCATCCTCGCGGGAATAGGAGCTTTAAAGGGCCCAATCCATGGAGGTGCAGTAGAGGAGGCCATAAAACAGTTTATGGAAATAGGATCTCCCGAGAAAGTAGAAGAATGGTTCTTTAAGGCTCTTCAGCAGAAGAGAAAAATAATGGGTGCTGGTCATAGGGTGTATAAAACCTATGATCCAAGGGCTAGAATATTTAAAAAATATGCCTCCAAATTAGGAGATAAAAAGCTCTTCGAGATAGCTGAAAGATTAGAGAGGTTAGTAGAAGAATACCTAAGCAAAAAAGGAATTAGTATAAATGTTGACTACTGGTCAGGATTAGTTTTCTATGGAATGAAGATTCCAATAGAGCTTTACACAACAATATTTGCAATGGGTAGAATTGCGGGATGGACTGCTCATTTAGCTGAGTATGTTTCTCACAATAGAATTATTAGACCCAGGTTGCAGTATGTAGGAGAAATAGGAAAGAAGTACCTACCCATAGAATTAAGGAGGTAG
- a CDS encoding class II glutamine amidotransferase, giving the protein MLKYRDEKDISACGIFGIMDRKGRRFNGKLVIEAMSQMKVRGNGLGAGFAVYGLYKKFKEYYAFHVMIYDKDGREKLEKFLSTNFDIVYVDEIPVNDKAKVIDPPKFMRYFVAPRKKGTEKVLNDDDFVVKKVMYINRAIPGVYVISSGKNMGVFKGVGFPEDIADYFMIEEYKGYIWTAHTRFPTNTPGWWGGAHPFSILDWSVVHNGEISSYGTNKRYLEMYGYYSTLQTDTEVITYIFDLLVRRQGLPIEVVSKILAPPMWEEIDRMPEKEKKFYKALRMVYSPILLNGPWAIIVARHGEMIGLTDRIRLRPLTVAEKKSFLIISSEEAPIRYLFRDVDRIYTPYGGELVVGKLEEDIKKFVGESQ; this is encoded by the coding sequence ATGCTCAAATATAGAGATGAAAAGGACATCTCCGCCTGTGGAATATTTGGAATTATGGATAGGAAAGGGAGAAGGTTTAATGGCAAGTTGGTTATAGAGGCCATGTCTCAGATGAAAGTTAGGGGAAATGGGTTGGGAGCTGGTTTTGCTGTTTATGGATTGTATAAAAAGTTCAAGGAGTATTATGCTTTTCATGTAATGATTTATGACAAAGATGGGAGAGAGAAATTGGAAAAATTTCTCTCTACGAACTTTGATATTGTATACGTTGATGAAATTCCTGTAAATGATAAGGCAAAAGTAATTGATCCTCCTAAATTTATGAGATATTTTGTAGCTCCTAGAAAGAAGGGAACTGAAAAAGTCCTCAACGATGATGATTTTGTTGTCAAAAAGGTTATGTACATAAACAGGGCGATTCCTGGGGTTTATGTAATATCATCAGGGAAAAACATGGGAGTTTTTAAGGGAGTTGGATTTCCCGAAGATATAGCCGATTATTTCATGATCGAAGAATATAAGGGATATATTTGGACAGCTCATACTCGTTTTCCCACTAATACTCCCGGATGGTGGGGTGGGGCTCACCCATTTAGCATATTGGATTGGAGTGTAGTTCACAATGGAGAAATTAGCTCTTATGGAACTAACAAGAGATATTTAGAAATGTATGGTTATTACAGCACTTTGCAAACTGATACGGAGGTCATAACTTATATCTTTGATCTCCTAGTTAGGAGGCAAGGCCTTCCTATTGAAGTTGTTTCTAAAATCTTAGCTCCTCCAATGTGGGAAGAAATCGATAGAATGCCAGAGAAAGAGAAAAAATTCTACAAGGCACTTAGAATGGTATATTCTCCTATACTTCTCAATGGCCCCTGGGCGATAATAGTAGCGAGGCACGGGGAAATGATAGGACTTACCGACAGGATTAGACTTAGGCCTCTTACTGTGGCTGAGAAAAAGAGCTTTTTGATAATCTCTTCAGAAGAAGCCCCGATAAGGTATCTGTTTAGAGATGTTGACAGGATTTACACTCCCTATGGAGGTGAACTAGTAGTAGGTAAGCTAGAGGAAGACATTAAAAAATTTGTGGGGGAGAGCCAATGA
- a CDS encoding glutamate synthase-related protein, whose product MRTHVLPEFLVERDDKRCIKCGACIYQCPFGVYKWNADKSDITIDYTKCVGCQRCVVFCPTDALIVRPYPGSYKPNAYWNREVISDIKRQAEGGGVLLTGTGNDKPYKVYFDHILLNASQVTNPPIDPLREPIELRTFIGGKPEKLEVDLENIEIKTEIPPNIEIEVPIMFAGMSYGALSYNAFLAIAMAAKEFGTMFSTGEGGLPRELRRKYGDHAIVQVASGRFGVDPDYLNSAAAIEIKIGQGAKPGIGGHLPGEKVTEGIARTRMIPPGTDAISPAPHHDIYSIEDLATLIHAIKEATNYEKPVFVKVAAVHNIAAIASGIARAGADAIVIDGFRGGTGAAPKRIRDNVGIPIELALASVDRRLREEGIRNRVSLIVSGGIRNAADVVKAIALGADAVYIGTAALIAIGCTMCQKCYTGKCPWGITTQDPILSRRLDPNEASKRLINLLKAWSLEIKEMLGAMGINAIESLRGNREHLRGIGLEKWELEVLGIKGAGE is encoded by the coding sequence ATGAGAACCCATGTTCTCCCAGAATTTCTGGTTGAAAGAGATGACAAGAGGTGTATAAAGTGTGGTGCGTGTATATACCAATGCCCCTTTGGAGTTTACAAATGGAATGCTGATAAAAGTGATATTACAATTGACTATACAAAGTGTGTTGGTTGTCAAAGATGCGTTGTGTTCTGTCCCACAGATGCTTTAATTGTGAGACCTTATCCGGGCTCTTATAAACCCAATGCGTATTGGAATAGAGAGGTTATATCTGATATAAAGAGACAGGCTGAGGGAGGAGGAGTTTTATTAACTGGGACAGGTAATGATAAACCTTACAAAGTCTATTTTGACCACATACTTCTTAATGCTTCTCAAGTTACCAATCCTCCTATAGATCCGCTAAGAGAACCTATTGAACTCAGAACGTTTATTGGGGGCAAGCCAGAAAAATTAGAAGTGGATTTAGAAAATATCGAGATAAAAACAGAAATTCCTCCTAACATAGAAATAGAGGTTCCAATTATGTTTGCAGGCATGAGCTACGGTGCTTTAAGCTACAACGCTTTTCTTGCAATAGCTATGGCTGCTAAGGAATTTGGAACTATGTTTAGTACAGGAGAAGGTGGTTTGCCCAGGGAGCTTAGGAGGAAATATGGTGATCATGCAATAGTTCAAGTTGCAAGTGGAAGGTTTGGGGTTGATCCTGATTACCTAAATTCGGCTGCAGCAATTGAGATAAAAATTGGCCAGGGAGCAAAGCCAGGAATAGGTGGTCATCTTCCTGGGGAAAAAGTTACAGAAGGAATAGCTAGAACACGTATGATACCTCCTGGGACTGATGCAATATCTCCAGCTCCCCATCATGATATATACTCAATTGAAGACTTAGCTACGTTGATACACGCAATAAAAGAAGCAACAAATTATGAAAAGCCGGTATTTGTTAAAGTTGCTGCAGTTCACAATATAGCAGCAATAGCAAGTGGAATAGCAAGGGCTGGAGCTGATGCGATAGTTATAGATGGATTTAGAGGAGGCACTGGGGCGGCACCAAAGAGAATTAGAGACAACGTTGGGATACCAATTGAGCTGGCCTTAGCTTCCGTGGATAGGAGATTGAGAGAGGAAGGAATTAGGAATAGGGTATCGTTAATAGTTTCTGGGGGAATTAGAAACGCTGCCGACGTTGTCAAAGCTATAGCACTTGGAGCGGATGCAGTGTACATTGGAACTGCAGCTTTGATTGCAATCGGATGTACAATGTGTCAGAAGTGCTATACGGGGAAATGTCCTTGGGGAATAACAACTCAAGATCCTATTCTTTCGAGAAGATTGGATCCAAATGAGGCCTCAAAGAGACTAATTAATCTTTTGAAGGCCTGGAGTTTGGAAATAAAAGAAATGCTTGGGGCTATGGGCATAAATGCCATAGAAAGTTTGAGAGGAAATAGGGAACATCTAAGAGGAATTGGGTTGGAGAAATGGGAGCTTGAAGTATTAGGAATTAAGGGGGCGGGAGAATGA
- a CDS encoding argininosuccinate synthase: MRIVLAYSGGLDTSVILKLMQEKLGAEVITVTVDVGQKDDFEKIEEKAYKFGAVKHYYIDAKEEFAENYVCKAIKANALYENAYPLSTALARPLIVEKLVEVAKKEGAGIIAHGCTGKGNDQVRFNLGIKALMPEAEILQPVAEWNLTRDWEMEYAKKHGIPVSDKIYSIDENIWGRSIEGGVLEDPSIEPPEEVFEWTVSIEKAPDKPEYVTIGFENGVPVSLNGEKMKLLELILKLNEIAGKHGVGRIDHIEDRSVGIKSREVYEAPAAVTLIKAHQDLEKLTLTKWVIEFKSIVDSKWSWLVYNGLWYEPLRLALEGFIDEAEKAVNGEVTVKLWKGNAIVVGRKSDNALYDVKMATYEKFSTFDQKLAKGFIELFGMQSVLAYNMLHGVHSTSNISEIKEAIKTLE, translated from the coding sequence GTGAGAATAGTGTTGGCTTATTCAGGTGGATTGGATACTTCGGTGATACTAAAACTAATGCAGGAAAAGCTGGGAGCTGAAGTAATAACTGTTACTGTTGATGTTGGGCAGAAGGATGACTTCGAAAAAATAGAAGAGAAGGCCTACAAGTTTGGTGCCGTGAAGCACTACTACATAGATGCCAAGGAGGAATTCGCCGAGAACTATGTTTGTAAAGCTATAAAAGCAAATGCTCTTTACGAAAATGCGTATCCTCTTTCAACGGCCCTAGCTAGGCCTCTTATAGTAGAAAAGTTAGTTGAGGTTGCAAAGAAGGAGGGGGCTGGAATAATAGCTCATGGTTGTACAGGAAAGGGAAATGATCAGGTGCGCTTTAACCTAGGAATTAAGGCCTTGATGCCTGAGGCTGAAATTCTCCAGCCAGTAGCTGAGTGGAACCTTACAAGGGATTGGGAAATGGAGTATGCAAAGAAGCATGGAATTCCTGTAAGTGACAAGATATATAGCATAGATGAAAACATCTGGGGAAGGAGCATTGAAGGTGGGGTACTTGAAGATCCATCAATAGAACCTCCAGAAGAGGTCTTTGAATGGACAGTATCTATAGAAAAAGCTCCAGACAAACCAGAATATGTGACTATTGGCTTTGAAAATGGAGTTCCAGTTTCACTTAATGGGGAAAAAATGAAGCTTCTCGAGCTAATTCTAAAGCTCAACGAAATCGCTGGTAAGCATGGGGTTGGAAGGATTGACCATATTGAGGATAGGAGTGTTGGGATTAAGAGCAGGGAGGTTTATGAAGCCCCTGCGGCTGTTACTCTAATAAAGGCTCATCAGGACTTAGAAAAGTTAACTTTAACAAAGTGGGTTATAGAATTCAAGAGTATAGTGGACTCTAAGTGGTCTTGGCTTGTATATAATGGCCTATGGTATGAACCACTTAGGTTAGCCTTAGAAGGGTTCATAGATGAAGCTGAAAAGGCTGTCAACGGCGAAGTTACAGTCAAGCTGTGGAAAGGAAATGCAATTGTCGTTGGAAGGAAATCGGACAATGCCCTCTACGATGTAAAGATGGCAACTTATGAAAAGTTCAGCACATTTGATCAGAAGCTTGCAAAGGGATTCATAGAGCTCTTTGGAATGCAGAGTGTTCTAGCTTATAATATGCTTCATGGAGTCCACTCCACCTCAAATATTTCGGAAATTAAAGAGGCAATAAAGACTTTGGAGTGA
- the argH gene encoding argininosuccinate lyase produces MYRKALLGSTRLDILSYISSMEEDREIVEEVIECLIAHVKGLIHSKLIPEEEGEKILKALEELRASKEALFSIEAEDIHEAIEIYLKEKLGKTGGYLPLGRSRNDHVVCALRLKAKKALVEEIGLILELRKALIKKAEENVYTLMPLFTHLQPAQPSTFAHYLSAIIEELEDITKILFSGLGIVDKSSLGAGAIGGTSVLLDRGYMGGILFSDIITNSLYATSSRTFLLYSCFLSVLISIALSRIAEDFVIFSTPNFGYIKLPNEHLSTSSMMPQKKNPVTMEVARAWAGEAIGHLVAMMSILKALPSGYNLDMQEVNKHAFALFSGTIKTLKIFVDAMKRVEVNKENMKKDCDIFPILATDYAEKIAMNTGRPYREVYMEVASIIGEHESTEKIYSELSSKYGISISLEEGIKKPVVGSPNPEDVLEFLEKAKKNVEKDEKKLEELRQNENRDNVYNP; encoded by the coding sequence ATGTACAGAAAGGCCTTGTTAGGGTCTACTAGGCTTGACATTCTCTCTTACATTTCTTCCATGGAGGAGGATAGGGAGATTGTTGAGGAGGTTATAGAGTGCCTTATTGCCCACGTTAAAGGTTTAATTCATTCAAAATTAATTCCCGAAGAAGAAGGAGAGAAAATTCTAAAGGCATTGGAGGAGTTGAGAGCTTCAAAAGAAGCTTTATTTTCAATCGAAGCAGAAGATATTCATGAAGCCATAGAGATTTACCTCAAGGAAAAGCTAGGAAAAACGGGAGGATACCTGCCCCTGGGAAGGAGCAGGAATGACCATGTGGTATGCGCTTTAAGGCTAAAAGCAAAGAAGGCTCTTGTGGAGGAAATTGGCTTAATTTTAGAGCTTAGGAAGGCCTTAATTAAGAAGGCGGAGGAAAACGTTTATACACTTATGCCACTCTTCACTCACCTTCAACCAGCTCAACCCTCAACTTTTGCTCACTATCTCTCAGCCATAATAGAAGAACTAGAAGATATCACAAAGATCTTGTTTAGTGGATTGGGGATTGTAGACAAATCCTCCTTGGGAGCTGGAGCCATTGGGGGAACTTCGGTTCTGTTAGATAGGGGGTATATGGGTGGAATTCTATTTTCCGATATTATCACTAATTCTCTCTATGCAACCAGTAGCAGGACATTTTTACTATATTCATGCTTTCTAAGTGTTCTTATCTCCATTGCTCTATCAAGGATAGCGGAAGATTTCGTAATATTCTCAACTCCAAACTTTGGCTACATAAAGCTTCCTAATGAGCATCTTTCGACAAGTAGTATGATGCCTCAAAAGAAGAACCCAGTAACTATGGAGGTTGCTAGGGCATGGGCAGGCGAGGCTATTGGTCATTTAGTGGCTATGATGAGCATATTAAAAGCCTTGCCTAGTGGATATAACTTGGATATGCAAGAAGTAAATAAGCACGCTTTTGCATTATTCAGCGGGACTATAAAAACCCTCAAAATCTTTGTTGATGCAATGAAAAGGGTTGAAGTTAATAAAGAAAACATGAAAAAGGACTGTGACATCTTTCCAATTTTAGCCACAGATTATGCAGAAAAAATTGCAATGAACACTGGAAGGCCCTATAGGGAGGTATACATGGAAGTTGCCTCGATAATTGGGGAACATGAGAGCACGGAAAAAATATATTCTGAGCTGTCTTCGAAATATGGCATCTCAATCTCCCTTGAAGAGGGAATAAAGAAGCCTGTTGTTGGTTCGCCGAATCCTGAAGATGTTCTTGAATTCTTAGAAAAAGCGAAAAAGAACGTTGAAAAAGATGAGAAAAAGCTTGAGGAGTTGAGGCAGAATGAAAATAGGGATAACGTTTACAATCCTTAG
- the lysX gene encoding lysine biosynthesis protein LysX: MKIGITFTILRKEELMFKNKAKEFGEVVMINDREVVFPGRYDVDVVIIRDISHFKALYISKLFEEAGVPVVNPHWVIYEAGDKLLATLRLEKKVPVPRWAVAFDKDSAIRATKELGYPVVVKPVFGSWGRLVAKIQDEFSAEGIFEHREWMGNPLNKIYYIQKYVEKPGRDIRAIVIGGEFITAIYRYSDHWITNAARGAKAEPCNDEEVMDIAVKAWEAFGEGALAIDIFESPEGLLVNEVNPIMEFKLAYETTNADIPGKLVEYAVNYAKS, from the coding sequence ATGAAAATAGGGATAACGTTTACAATCCTTAGAAAAGAGGAGCTTATGTTTAAGAATAAGGCTAAAGAATTTGGGGAAGTTGTAATGATAAATGATAGAGAAGTTGTCTTCCCAGGTAGATACGATGTTGATGTTGTTATAATAAGAGATATAAGCCATTTCAAAGCTCTCTATATTTCAAAGTTATTTGAAGAAGCAGGTGTTCCAGTTGTTAATCCGCACTGGGTAATTTATGAGGCTGGAGATAAGTTGCTGGCAACCTTAAGGTTGGAAAAGAAGGTTCCAGTTCCCAGGTGGGCCGTGGCTTTTGATAAAGACTCCGCAATAAGGGCAACAAAAGAGCTTGGATATCCTGTTGTTGTTAAACCAGTCTTTGGTAGCTGGGGAAGATTAGTGGCGAAAATTCAAGATGAATTCTCTGCAGAAGGAATATTTGAGCATAGGGAGTGGATGGGGAATCCTCTCAACAAGATATACTACATCCAGAAATATGTCGAAAAACCTGGAAGGGACATTAGAGCAATTGTAATAGGAGGAGAGTTTATAACCGCTATATACAGGTATTCTGATCACTGGATTACAAATGCTGCAAGAGGAGCAAAGGCAGAACCCTGTAATGATGAAGAAGTTATGGATATAGCAGTTAAAGCCTGGGAAGCTTTTGGTGAAGGGGCTTTGGCGATAGACATATTTGAAAGTCCTGAGGGATTGTTGGTGAATGAAGTTAACCCAATCATGGAATTTAAGCTAGCTTACGAAACGACGAATGCTGATATTCCTGGGAAGTTAGTTGAGTATGCAGTTAACTATGCAAAGAGTTAG